The Polymorphobacter megasporae genome window below encodes:
- a CDS encoding formate/nitrite transporter family protein encodes MTKPNDQDDDGVALTPEENKAVSERRSGSAKVVHEVIRIQGDDELNRPALSLLCSAFAAGVGISASVLAEAFLHQHLPDAQWTPLVTSFGYCVGFVIVILGNLQLFTENTITVVLPVAVKPSLHNFGRLGRLWSLAIVANLAGTFLVAAMLAHRMIVSQDQLDAAVAVSAKLLDNDAATTLLRGIPAGFLVASIAWILPNARGSEFWVVVMVTYVIAVGGFSHVVAGSGEAWLLWLTGKASFGWAVGGFIGPALAGNIIGGTGLFAVLAHGQVRDEIKTD; translated from the coding sequence ATGACCAAGCCAAATGACCAGGATGATGACGGCGTCGCGCTGACCCCCGAGGAAAACAAGGCGGTCTCCGAGCGCCGGTCGGGATCGGCGAAGGTCGTCCACGAGGTCATCCGCATCCAGGGCGACGACGAGCTCAACCGCCCGGCGCTGTCGCTGCTGTGTTCGGCTTTCGCCGCCGGTGTCGGCATCTCCGCGTCGGTCCTCGCCGAGGCATTCCTCCACCAGCATCTGCCCGATGCGCAATGGACCCCGCTGGTGACGTCGTTCGGTTACTGCGTCGGCTTCGTCATCGTCATCCTCGGCAACCTGCAGCTGTTCACCGAGAACACGATCACCGTCGTCCTCCCCGTTGCGGTCAAGCCGAGCCTGCATAATTTCGGCCGGCTCGGGCGATTGTGGAGCCTTGCGATCGTCGCGAACCTCGCGGGGACGTTCCTTGTTGCCGCGATGCTCGCGCACCGAATGATCGTATCGCAGGATCAGCTCGACGCCGCGGTCGCGGTCTCGGCGAAGCTGCTCGACAACGATGCCGCAACGACGCTGTTGCGCGGTATTCCCGCCGGCTTCCTCGTCGCGTCGATCGCGTGGATCCTGCCGAACGCGCGCGGCAGCGAATTCTGGGTCGTGGTAATGGTCACCTACGTCATCGCGGTCGGCGGGTTCAGCCATGTCGTCGCCGGATCGGGCGAGGCGTGGCTGCTGTGGCTGACCGGCAAGGCGTCGTTTGGCTGGGCGGTCGGCGGGTTCATCGGCCCCGCGCTCGCAGGTAACATCATCGGCGGCACCGGCTTGTTCGCGGTTCTCGCGCACGGACAGGTGCGCGACGAGATCAAGACCGACTAG
- the greA gene encoding transcription elongation factor GreA produces MSVAFTKEGDAEAVAADLPDRPISTHPNLVTTSGLAQLDAELATARTAYDAAQAGGGISADRTAMARATRDLRYWGSRRASAQLIEAADCDQVRFGCTVTFERADGTFATYRITGEDEADPAAGRIAYIAPAARALLGKSVGDTAVIAGGEIEIVSIG; encoded by the coding sequence ATGAGCGTCGCCTTCACCAAGGAGGGCGATGCCGAGGCCGTCGCTGCCGACCTCCCCGACCGCCCGATTTCAACGCACCCGAACCTCGTCACTACATCGGGCCTCGCGCAACTCGACGCCGAACTCGCGACCGCGCGCACCGCTTACGATGCCGCGCAGGCCGGGGGCGGGATTTCCGCCGACCGCACCGCAATGGCACGCGCCACTCGCGACCTGCGTTACTGGGGCAGCCGCCGGGCGAGCGCGCAGCTGATCGAGGCCGCCGACTGCGATCAAGTCCGCTTCGGCTGCACCGTCACCTTCGAACGCGCCGACGGAACGTTCGCGACCTACCGCATCACTGGTGAAGACGAAGCCGACCCCGCCGCCGGCCGCATCGCTTACATCGCCCCCGCCGCCCGCGCCCTGCTCGGCAAGAGCGTGGGCGACACCGCGGTTATCGCCGGGGGAGAGATCGAGATCGTCTCGATCGGCTAG
- a CDS encoding zinc-binding dehydrogenase, whose amino-acid sequence MKITAAVLDAIGAAAPYDTSRPLRLAELDLAPPGPGELLLRIDAAGLCHSDLSVVNGDRVRPTPMALGHEATGIVEATGSADSAFAVGDRVVLSFLPACGRCADCGAGEGYLCAPAAAANGAGVMLTGGHRLHDHGADIFHHLGVSGFATHAVVDERSAVKVDRDIPAEIAALFGCAVLTGVGAVVNSAKVRPGESVVVYGLGGVGLAALLGALASGAQPVIAVDPVESKRLLALDLGAAAAVAPDEAAATVKALTGRGADVAIETVGKAAVLAEAYRVTRRGGRTVTVGLPNPAELLSIPAVSLVGDGKMLMGSYMGSAIPSRDIPRYIALWKAGRLPVERLLTSTGPLSGINAALDELASGRAIRQILVP is encoded by the coding sequence ATGAAGATAACTGCCGCCGTCCTCGACGCGATCGGTGCCGCCGCACCCTATGACACGAGCCGCCCGTTGCGCCTCGCCGAGCTCGACCTTGCGCCTCCGGGACCCGGCGAATTGCTGCTGCGGATCGACGCCGCCGGCCTGTGTCATTCCGACCTGTCGGTGGTCAACGGCGACCGGGTCCGCCCGACGCCGATGGCGCTCGGGCATGAGGCGACTGGGATCGTCGAGGCCACCGGATCGGCGGACAGCGCCTTTGCGGTGGGCGACCGGGTGGTCCTGTCGTTCCTCCCAGCGTGCGGCCGATGTGCGGACTGTGGTGCGGGTGAGGGCTATTTGTGTGCGCCCGCCGCCGCGGCGAACGGCGCGGGGGTGATGCTGACCGGGGGGCACCGGCTCCACGACCACGGTGCCGATATCTTCCACCACCTCGGCGTCTCGGGCTTCGCCACCCATGCGGTCGTCGACGAACGCTCGGCGGTCAAGGTCGACCGCGACATCCCTGCTGAAATTGCTGCGCTTTTCGGCTGCGCGGTGCTGACTGGGGTCGGTGCGGTGGTCAATTCGGCGAAGGTCCGGCCGGGCGAGAGCGTCGTCGTCTACGGTCTCGGCGGGGTCGGGCTGGCGGCGTTGCTCGGTGCCCTCGCCAGCGGCGCGCAGCCGGTCATCGCGGTCGATCCGGTTGAATCCAAACGACTTCTCGCGCTCGACCTCGGCGCGGCGGCAGCGGTCGCACCCGACGAAGCCGCCGCCACGGTCAAGGCGCTGACCGGCCGCGGTGCCGATGTCGCGATCGAGACCGTCGGCAAGGCAGCCGTCCTCGCCGAAGCATACAGGGTCACCCGTCGCGGCGGCCGCACTGTCACCGTCGGCCTGCCCAACCCCGCGGAATTGCTCAGCATTCCGGCAGTGTCGCTGGTCGGCGACGGCAAGATGCTGATGGGCAGCTATATGGGCTCGGCTATCCCGAGCCGCGACATCCCGCGCTATATCGCGCTGTGGAAGGCCGGACGCCTGCCCGTCGAGCGGCTGCTGACCTCGACAGGTCCGCTGTCCGGCATCAACGCCGCGCTCGACGAACTCGCGAGCGGCCGCGCGATCCGCCAGATCCTCGTGCCATGA
- a CDS encoding formate--tetrahydrofolate ligase codes for MPTDLEIARTVDLLPIAEVAGRLGVPAAAVEPYGRDKAKIDLDWLATQPPRGKLILVTAVNPTPAGEGKTTTSIGLADALNRTGRRAVLALREPSMGPCFGAKGGATGGGRAQVAPMVDINLHFTGDFHAITAAHNLLTALLDNHIHWGNALGIDVRRVTWRRALDVNDRALRDIVQSLGGPANGFPRESGFDITVASEVMACLCLAENLADLQARLARIVVAETHDRRPVTARDIAADGAMAVLLRDAIKPNLVQTLEGNPAFVHGGPFANIAHGCNSVIATRAALALGDYAVTEAGFGADLGAEKFFDIKCRAAGLAPAAVVIVATVRAAKMNGGVAKADLGREDVAAVTRGAVNLARHIDNVRSFGVPAVVAINHFQGDSDAETAALQAAAAAHGVEAIVCRHWADGGAGAVELAEAVATLAEGSTARFAPLYPAGLPLFQKIEAIATGIYRATGVTTSPAVHAQLAHWEAAGYGHLPVCMAKTQYSFTTDPARLGAPEDHVVDVREVWLAAGAGFVVAICGAIMTMPGLPRVPAANGIGLDAEGQVVGLS; via the coding sequence ATGCCCACCGATCTTGAAATCGCCCGCACCGTCGACCTGTTGCCGATCGCCGAAGTCGCCGGTCGGCTCGGTGTTCCCGCCGCCGCGGTCGAGCCGTACGGCCGCGACAAGGCGAAGATCGACCTCGACTGGCTGGCGACGCAGCCGCCGCGCGGCAAGCTGATCCTCGTCACCGCGGTCAACCCGACGCCTGCGGGGGAGGGCAAGACGACGACGTCGATCGGGCTCGCCGATGCGCTGAACCGGACCGGACGCCGCGCGGTGCTGGCGCTGCGCGAGCCGTCGATGGGGCCGTGCTTCGGGGCGAAGGGCGGGGCGACCGGCGGCGGCCGTGCACAGGTCGCGCCGATGGTCGACATCAACCTTCATTTCACCGGCGACTTCCACGCGATCACCGCCGCGCACAACCTGCTGACCGCGCTGCTCGACAACCACATCCACTGGGGCAACGCGCTCGGCATCGACGTCCGCCGCGTGACGTGGCGGCGCGCGCTCGACGTCAACGACCGAGCATTGCGCGACATCGTCCAGTCGCTCGGCGGCCCAGCGAACGGCTTCCCGCGCGAATCGGGGTTCGACATCACCGTCGCGAGCGAAGTCATGGCGTGCCTGTGCCTCGCCGAAAATCTTGCCGACCTGCAGGCGCGGCTCGCGCGGATCGTCGTCGCCGAAACCCACGACCGCCGCCCGGTGACCGCGCGCGACATCGCCGCCGACGGCGCGATGGCGGTGTTGCTGCGCGATGCGATAAAGCCCAACCTCGTCCAGACGCTCGAGGGCAATCCCGCGTTCGTTCACGGCGGGCCGTTCGCCAACATCGCCCACGGCTGCAATTCGGTGATCGCGACCCGCGCCGCACTCGCGCTCGGCGACTATGCGGTGACCGAGGCGGGCTTCGGGGCCGACCTCGGCGCGGAGAAATTCTTCGACATCAAGTGCCGCGCGGCGGGCCTCGCCCCGGCGGCAGTCGTGATCGTTGCCACCGTCCGCGCGGCAAAGATGAACGGCGGCGTCGCCAAGGCCGATTTGGGTCGCGAGGACGTCGCGGCGGTGACACGCGGCGCGGTCAACCTCGCGCGGCACATCGACAATGTCCGCAGCTTCGGCGTCCCCGCGGTCGTCGCGATCAACCATTTCCAGGGCGACAGCGACGCCGAGACCGCCGCGCTCCAGGCCGCCGCCGCAGCGCACGGCGTCGAGGCGATCGTCTGCCGCCACTGGGCCGACGGCGGGGCAGGGGCGGTCGAGTTGGCGGAGGCAGTCGCGACGCTCGCCGAGGGCAGCACCGCGCGGTTCGCGCCGCTGTACCCCGCCGGCCTGCCGCTGTTCCAGAAGATCGAGGCGATCGCCACCGGCATCTATCGCGCGACCGGCGTCACCACGTCGCCCGCGGTCCATGCCCAGCTCGCGCACTGGGAGGCGGCGGGCTACGGCCATTTGCCGGTGTGCATGGCAAAGACGCAGTACAGCTTTACGACCGATCCGGCGCGGCTCGGCGCACCCGAGGATCACGTCGTCGACGTCCGCGAAGTCTGGCTCGCGGCGGGGGCAGGGTTCGTCGTCGCGATCTGTGGCGCGATCATGACGATGCCCGGCCTGCCGCGCGTCCCCGCCGCGAACGGGATTGGGCTCGATGCAGAGGGACAGGTCGTGGGGCTGTCTTGA
- a CDS encoding GFA family protein — protein MPVAQCSCGGLTATVDAYSPVVAACHCLACQRRSGSPFGTAAYFPVEAVTITGERREWTRATASGSTATTSFCPTCGGTIALALARRPEMIGIPIGTFADPHYPSPIRSVWEEDKHDWVEVTAFQHFPQGSQ, from the coding sequence ATGCCGGTGGCGCAATGCAGCTGTGGTGGCCTGACCGCCACGGTCGACGCCTATTCGCCGGTGGTCGCGGCGTGCCATTGCCTCGCGTGCCAGCGCCGGTCGGGGTCGCCCTTCGGCACCGCCGCTTACTTTCCGGTCGAGGCGGTGACGATCACGGGTGAGCGTCGCGAGTGGACGCGCGCGACCGCGAGCGGATCGACCGCAACGACGAGTTTCTGCCCGACGTGCGGTGGCACCATCGCGCTCGCGCTCGCGCGGCGTCCCGAAATGATCGGCATTCCGATCGGGACCTTCGCCGATCCGCACTACCCGTCGCCGATCCGGTCGGTCTGGGAAGAGGATAAGCACGACTGGGTCGAGGTCACCGCCTTCCAGCATTTTCCGCAAGGGTCCCAGTGA
- a CDS encoding alpha/beta hydrolase family protein: protein MRSLIVAVALTIAAPAAARSPSIPVADAPELAALGPSAVGLEHVTVTTPAGRSLDVMVWYPATPAPGAKPQTYARTLTPDDFPPLAVTTEGIAVPGAPAKPGRLPLVIISHGFGGWAGGMTYLAENIASKNYIVAAIDHADGQGGVNGGGAAGRLKRVAGTIINRARDQEAVLSALAARAADPKDAIGRRIDASNIAIIGYSMGGFGVLATAGAAYDKNAPTVAPLGGRLDDQTVRVVDPRLKAIVAIAPWGGQPAFRSWTADSVAAIKVPSLFIAGDHDDVAQYPDGIRWLYDHATGSNRWLLVYREAHHNTGGNPPMPETRDRPDMAESFAEPVWRAERINAINQHFVTAFLDRFLKGDAKHGAYLDVPTVDGDAATWADAPRGYAGAAQATYWPGFQRRWLLGLELHHDAAQ, encoded by the coding sequence ATGCGTTCGCTTATCGTCGCCGTCGCGCTCACGATCGCAGCGCCCGCTGCTGCACGATCGCCGAGCATCCCTGTCGCCGACGCCCCCGAACTCGCCGCACTCGGGCCGTCGGCGGTCGGGCTCGAGCATGTCACGGTGACGACGCCCGCGGGGCGCAGCCTCGACGTCATGGTCTGGTATCCGGCGACGCCGGCTCCGGGAGCGAAGCCCCAGACTTATGCCCGGACCCTGACCCCCGACGACTTTCCGCCGCTCGCCGTGACGACCGAGGGGATCGCGGTCCCGGGCGCACCCGCCAAGCCGGGCCGCCTGCCGCTCGTCATCATCAGCCACGGCTTCGGCGGCTGGGCCGGGGGCATGACCTACCTCGCCGAGAACATCGCGTCGAAGAACTACATCGTTGCGGCGATCGACCATGCCGACGGCCAGGGTGGCGTCAACGGCGGCGGCGCGGCGGGGCGGCTCAAGCGCGTCGCCGGCACGATCATTAACCGCGCGCGCGACCAGGAGGCGGTGCTGTCCGCCCTCGCCGCGCGCGCCGCCGACCCGAAGGACGCGATCGGCCGCCGGATCGATGCGAGCAACATCGCCATCATCGGCTATTCGATGGGCGGCTTCGGCGTGCTCGCGACCGCGGGCGCGGCATACGACAAGAACGCCCCGACCGTCGCCCCGCTCGGCGGGCGGCTCGACGACCAGACCGTCCGCGTCGTCGATCCGCGCCTGAAGGCGATCGTCGCGATCGCGCCATGGGGCGGCCAGCCGGCGTTCCGCTCGTGGACCGCCGACAGCGTCGCCGCGATCAAGGTGCCGTCGCTGTTCATCGCCGGGGATCACGACGACGTCGCGCAATATCCCGACGGCATCCGCTGGCTTTACGACCATGCGACCGGCTCGAACCGCTGGCTGCTCGTCTACCGCGAGGCGCATCACAACACCGGCGGCAACCCGCCGATGCCCGAGACGCGCGACCGCCCCGACATGGCCGAAAGCTTCGCCGAGCCTGTGTGGCGGGCAGAGCGGATCAACGCGATCAACCAGCATTTCGTCACCGCCTTCCTCGACCGCTTCCTCAAGGGCGACGCGAAGCACGGCGCTTATCTTGACGTCCCGACGGTCGACGGCGACGCGGCGACGTGGGCAGATGCGCCCCGCGGTTATGCCGGGGCGGCGCAGGCGACGTACTGGCCCGGCTTCCAGCGCCGCTGGCTGCTCGGCCTCGAACTTCACCACGACGCGGCGCAGTGA
- a CDS encoding acyltransferase family protein: protein MTAGRAIEHKRTFHTLDGLRGIAALAVVFRHIPENAIGSLTPESYLAVDLFFILSGFVLAHAYEARLRAGMGIVDFFAARLIRLYPLYLVASLITLLIVFVPAMPGHYHPPAPTLRDIVFALFFVPQIDAAQPNLSLYPLVGPAWSLAFELAANLVFAVVAPYLGKWLLALIVAAGAALLIAAAWYFDSIDVGYMQANVWGGIGRVGFGFFAGVAAYRLWRAEALPWLRIPPWAAIGVVVAIFAVEPAQYQAMRDTVAIILMPALVLASARNEPGRWLARPFAIAGGASYGIYVLHKPIESWFETLLPWRRVLVYDGLGSWGAVALVALVFVTALLLDRFYDRPVRQRLTAMWRGVREDYHSAPRVLR, encoded by the coding sequence GTGACGGCAGGCAGAGCCATCGAGCACAAGCGCACCTTCCACACCCTCGACGGGCTGCGCGGGATCGCGGCGCTCGCGGTGGTGTTCCGGCACATCCCCGAGAATGCGATCGGCAGCCTGACGCCCGAAAGCTATCTCGCGGTGGATTTGTTTTTCATCCTCAGCGGCTTCGTCCTCGCGCACGCGTACGAGGCCCGGCTGCGAGCGGGGATGGGGATCGTCGACTTCTTCGCCGCGCGGCTGATCCGGCTCTATCCGCTATACCTCGTCGCGAGCCTGATCACGCTGTTGATCGTCTTCGTGCCGGCAATGCCCGGCCATTATCACCCGCCCGCCCCGACGCTGCGCGACATCGTCTTTGCGCTGTTCTTCGTGCCGCAGATCGATGCGGCGCAGCCCAACCTTAGCCTGTATCCGCTCGTCGGACCGGCATGGTCGCTCGCCTTCGAGCTGGCGGCGAACCTCGTCTTTGCGGTCGTCGCGCCTTACCTCGGCAAGTGGTTGCTCGCCTTGATCGTTGCCGCCGGGGCGGCCTTGCTGATTGCCGCCGCGTGGTATTTCGACTCGATCGACGTCGGCTATATGCAGGCAAATGTCTGGGGCGGGATCGGGCGAGTCGGCTTCGGCTTCTTCGCCGGGGTCGCTGCATACCGGCTTTGGCGCGCCGAGGCGCTGCCGTGGCTCCGGATTCCGCCGTGGGCGGCGATCGGCGTCGTCGTCGCGATCTTCGCGGTCGAGCCGGCTCAATATCAGGCCATGCGCGATACCGTGGCGATTATTCTAATGCCTGCGCTCGTCCTCGCCAGTGCACGAAACGAGCCGGGGCGTTGGCTCGCGCGGCCGTTCGCGATCGCGGGCGGCGCGTCGTACGGCATCTACGTCCTCCACAAACCGATCGAGTCTTGGTTCGAGACGCTGCTGCCGTGGCGGCGCGTCCTCGTCTACGACGGGCTTGGATCGTGGGGAGCAGTCGCGCTCGTCGCTTTGGTCTTCGTTACGGCGCTTTTGCTCGACCGGTTTTACGACCGCCCTGTCCGTCAACGCCTGACCGCCATGTGGCGCGGTGTGCGAGAGGACTACCACAGCGCGCCGCGAGTGCTTAGATAG
- a CDS encoding toxic anion resistance protein, translated as MASEAPIVLTPPVPVAPVAASRAGGLVPVSDKAASELDARAEAFVTDLVALDAASPEFGRKVDELTALGAKQIADAAGQTNRFLDKPVRAMDKDTGIGSDLTALRQTVEDLDPSKRGKLTSRKKLFGLIPFGGDKLRDYFDSYKSAQSHISTILERLKDGKDELLTDNAAVDVERANLWTTMGKLEQMVHVSKTLDAKLEDKANELDYTDPAKAKAIRESALFYVRQRTTDLLTQMAVSVQGYLALDLVKKNNVELIKGVDRASTTTVAALRTAVTVAQALTAQKLVLEQIGALNTTTAKMIDGTGELLRTQTGVIHQQAASSTIPIETLQRAFQNIYATMDAIDTFKVQALASMKTTVDTLGVEVEKSRGYIARSAGQAQLSTPAAATQISSSFAPV; from the coding sequence ATGGCCAGCGAAGCACCGATCGTCCTGACGCCGCCTGTGCCCGTCGCACCGGTTGCCGCCTCGCGTGCCGGCGGGCTGGTCCCGGTCAGCGACAAGGCGGCGAGCGAGTTGGACGCGCGCGCCGAGGCCTTCGTCACCGACCTCGTCGCTTTGGACGCCGCCTCCCCCGAATTCGGCCGCAAGGTCGACGAACTGACGGCATTGGGCGCGAAGCAGATCGCCGACGCCGCCGGGCAGACCAACCGCTTCCTCGACAAGCCGGTCCGCGCGATGGACAAGGACACCGGCATCGGCAGCGACCTCACCGCGCTGCGCCAGACCGTCGAGGACCTCGACCCGTCGAAGCGCGGCAAGCTGACGAGCCGCAAGAAATTGTTCGGGCTGATCCCCTTCGGCGGTGACAAGCTCCGTGACTATTTCGACAGCTACAAGTCGGCGCAGTCGCACATCTCGACGATCCTCGAGCGGCTGAAGGACGGCAAGGACGAGCTGTTGACCGACAATGCCGCGGTCGACGTCGAGCGGGCGAACCTGTGGACGACGATGGGCAAGCTCGAACAGATGGTCCACGTCTCGAAGACGCTCGACGCCAAGCTCGAGGACAAGGCGAACGAGCTCGACTACACCGACCCGGCGAAGGCCAAGGCGATCCGCGAGAGCGCGTTGTTCTACGTCCGCCAGCGGACGACCGACCTGCTCACCCAGATGGCGGTGTCGGTGCAGGGCTATCTCGCGCTCGACCTCGTCAAGAAGAACAATGTCGAGCTGATCAAGGGCGTCGACCGCGCGTCGACGACGACCGTCGCCGCACTACGCACCGCGGTCACCGTCGCGCAGGCGCTGACGGCGCAGAAGCTCGTGCTCGAACAGATCGGCGCGCTCAACACGACGACGGCGAAGATGATCGATGGCACGGGCGAACTGCTTCGCACCCAGACCGGGGTAATCCACCAGCAGGCGGCAAGCTCGACGATCCCGATCGAGACGCTCCAGCGCGCGTTCCAGAACATCTACGCGACGATGGACGCGATCGACACGTTCAAGGTCCAGGCGCTCGCGTCGATGAAGACGACGGTCGACACGCTCGGGGTCGAGGTCGAGAAGTCGCGCGGCTACATCGCCCGCTCGGCGGGGCAGGCACAGCTGAGCACCCCGGCGGCGGCAACCCAGATTTCCTCGTCGTTCGCCCCCGTCTGA
- a CDS encoding NAD(P)/FAD-dependent oxidoreductase, protein MMAAATAGARGKRVLLLDHADEPGKKILISGGGRCNFTNIGATPDRFLSANPHFARSALGRYTPADFVALVEKHRVAYHEKTLGQLFCDGSARQIVALLVDECDAAHVETRLGHRISAVDHDGGGFRVATDHGDFTASALILATGGPAIPKLGATGFAYDVARKFGLKIVEPRPGLVPLTFSTDFLDLCRGLSGVAVDAVTSIGRTVFKEALLFTHRGLSGPAILQISSYWHGGAVTLDLAPGTDVGAWLRDRRRTRPRAEGATLLGELLPSRLASALSTRLGLGGTLANLNDRALDAAAAGVSAFSVIPTGTEGFAKAEVTTGGIDTAGLSSKTMGATAVPGLYAIGEAVDVTGWLGGYNFQWAWASGVAAGNAV, encoded by the coding sequence ATGATGGCCGCCGCGACCGCGGGTGCGCGGGGGAAGCGCGTCCTCCTCCTCGACCACGCCGACGAGCCCGGGAAGAAGATCCTGATTTCGGGCGGCGGGCGGTGCAATTTCACCAACATCGGCGCGACGCCCGACCGCTTCCTGTCGGCCAACCCGCATTTCGCCCGCTCGGCGCTCGGGCGCTATACCCCGGCGGACTTCGTCGCGCTCGTCGAGAAGCACCGCGTCGCGTATCACGAGAAGACCCTCGGCCAGTTGTTCTGCGACGGCTCGGCTCGGCAGATCGTCGCGCTGCTCGTCGACGAATGCGATGCGGCGCACGTCGAGACGCGGCTCGGCCACCGCATCAGTGCGGTCGACCATGACGGCGGCGGCTTCCGCGTCGCCACCGATCACGGCGACTTTACCGCCTCCGCTTTGATCCTCGCCACCGGCGGCCCGGCGATCCCGAAGCTCGGTGCGACCGGCTTCGCCTATGATGTCGCGCGCAAGTTCGGGCTCAAGATCGTCGAGCCGCGCCCCGGCCTCGTCCCGCTGACCTTCAGCACCGACTTCCTCGACCTGTGCCGCGGGCTGAGCGGGGTCGCGGTCGATGCCGTCACGTCGATCGGCAGGACGGTGTTCAAGGAGGCCTTGCTGTTCACCCACCGCGGACTGTCGGGCCCGGCGATCCTGCAGATCTCGTCTTACTGGCACGGCGGCGCGGTGACGCTCGACCTCGCCCCCGGGACCGACGTCGGCGCATGGCTGCGCGATCGCCGCCGGACCCGCCCGCGCGCCGAGGGAGCGACGTTGCTCGGCGAGTTGCTCCCTTCGCGGCTGGCGAGCGCGCTGAGCACGCGGCTGGGGCTCGGCGGCACGCTCGCCAACCTCAACGACCGCGCGCTCGACGCGGCGGCGGCGGGGGTATCGGCGTTCAGCGTCATCCCGACCGGCACCGAGGGGTTCGCCAAGGCCGAAGTCACCACCGGCGGAATCGATACCGCCGGGCTGAGTTCGAAGACGATGGGCGCGACCGCGGTCCCCGGCCTGTACGCGATCGGCGAGGCGGTCGACGTCACCGGCTGGCTGGGAGGGTATAATTTCCAGTGGGCGTGGGCGAGCGGGGTGGCGGCGGGCAACGCGGTTTGA